A portion of the Hoplias malabaricus isolate fHopMal1 chromosome 1, fHopMal1.hap1, whole genome shotgun sequence genome contains these proteins:
- the LOC136668374 gene encoding C-C motif chemokine 24-like, producing MQTNTAVMKSLTTVAIIAFTIFTMTGAQKVAEKVSPCCVSVSTSPVPEPIIGFSLQQRNPPCVQAVIFKTEKGHFCTDPRQFWVQKKVKELMKSQKTTVSPNTVTTTPMPTNSVPMNSESPRSVSPRLIFSRTEHSTVSN from the exons ATGCAAACCAACACAGCAGTGATGAAGAGTTTGACCACAGTGGCTATTATCGCATTTACCATCTTCACCATGACAG GTGCTCAGAAAGTTGCTGAGAAAGTGAGCCCCTGCTGTGTCAGTGTCTCAACGAGCCCAGTGCCAGAGCCCATCATAGGTTTCTCACTGCAGCAAAGGAACCCTCCGTGTGTCCAAGCTGTTAT CTTCAAAACAGAAAAAGGACATTTCTGCACTGATCCGAGACAGTTCTGGGTACAGAAAAAAGTCAAAGAGCTAAT gAAATCTCAAAAGACAACAGTCTCTCCAAATACCGTGACTACAACTCCTATGCCAACAAATTCTGTGCCTATGAATTCCGAGTCTCCGAGATCGGTGTCTCCTCGTCTGATTTTCTccagaacagaacattcaacTGTCAGCAATTAA
- the ccl34b.4 gene encoding chemokine (C-C motif) ligand 34b, duplicate 4, which translates to MFRWNTMLFALAASFILFGCITGISANFRRPTKVGLVCCEAVSRAPIPQKMTLVGYKHQNALAPCVEAIIFFTDKLEKICSDPTARWIPRRISGLEEYKD; encoded by the exons ATGTTCCGTTGGAATACCATGCTTTTTGCTTTGGCTGCGTCCTTCATCCTGTTCGGATGTATCACTGGGATATCTGCGAATT TTCGTCGGCCCACTAAAGTTGGACTCGTTTGTTGTGAAGCTGTGTCAAGAGCTCCAATCCCACAGAAAATGACACTTGTTGGATACAAGCACCAGAATGCCCTGGCACCTTGTGTTGAAGCCATCAT CTTTTTCACTGACAAATTAGAAAAAATCTGCTCTGACCCTACTGCCCGCTGGATCCCAAGGAGAATAAGTG GTCTGGAGGAGTACAAGGACTGA